The Vibrio bathopelagicus genomic sequence AAAATCGAACCGGTCTGTTGGCGTTTAATATGAAAAATCAGCACTCATTCGATGTCGGCTCATTCCTAGATAGATATGGAATTGCGATTCGTACCGGCCACCACTGTGCAATGCCCCTGATTAAACGCCTTGGCCAGAACTCGATCTGTAGGGCGTCGATAGGCATGTATACCGGGCCAAAAGATGTAGACGCGCTCTGCCAAGCGTTAAAACGCATTAGCCAACTATTAAGGTAACGTATGACCCCTGACAAGCTTAAACGAAATTTCGACCGATGCGCCGACTGGGAAGAGCGTTATCTGTACCTCATTGAGTTGGGAGAGAGATTACCTGCTTTCCCAACAACGCAGTTAGATAATGATTACCTTATTGCTGGCTGTCAGAGTAATGTGTGGCTGGATCTCGCTATTAATGAGGAAGGTCAGATATCAATTAAGGCAAGCAGTGACTCATCTTTGGTCAAAGGTTTG encodes the following:
- the sufE gene encoding cysteine desulfuration protein SufE; this translates as MTPDKLKRNFDRCADWEERYLYLIELGERLPAFPTTQLDNDYLIAGCQSNVWLDLAINEEGQISIKASSDSSLVKGLLALVLIAYNEQKVSDVLSFDIKTWFTQLDLQSQLSPSRNQGLEAIVKHILNQAQTVQPQYES